In Mangrovivirga cuniculi, the following proteins share a genomic window:
- a CDS encoding tetratricopeptide repeat protein, whose amino-acid sequence MKYITQTILIITFSLTFLCEGQTDAVDSINDLIEQADLDTTKVNHLIGLSVEFRNEGDLGKSKEIAEDALSLSRDIKYRSGEAQALKQIGMAEFYQGKYSAVLETWTEAHEVFGEINDLDGMSNMANNIGAIFYSAGNQAKALEYYLESLSIAEKQENPVRIATSLANIGGVYAQMKNYEKH is encoded by the coding sequence ATGAAGTATATAACTCAGACAATACTAATAATAACATTCAGTTTGACCTTCCTTTGTGAGGGTCAAACTGATGCTGTTGATAGTATAAATGATCTCATAGAGCAAGCTGACCTGGATACTACCAAAGTTAACCACCTGATCGGTCTGAGTGTTGAATTTAGAAACGAAGGAGACCTTGGTAAATCGAAAGAGATAGCAGAAGATGCACTTTCATTAAGCAGGGATATTAAATATCGTTCAGGTGAAGCCCAGGCTCTCAAGCAGATTGGCATGGCGGAATTTTACCAGGGAAAATATAGCGCAGTATTAGAAACCTGGACTGAAGCGCACGAAGTATTTGGCGAAATAAATGATCTCGATGGGATGTCAAACATGGCTAATAATATCGGGGCAATATTTTACAGTGCAGGAAACCAGGCGAAGGCATTGGAATATTATCTCGAATCACTGAGTATTGCAGAAAAACAAGAAAACCCTGTCCGAATAGCTACAAGCCTTGCCAATATTGGCGGCGTATATGCTCAAATGAAAAATTATGAAAAGCATTAA